A region of Toxotes jaculatrix isolate fToxJac2 chromosome 23, fToxJac2.pri, whole genome shotgun sequence DNA encodes the following proteins:
- the gabarapa gene encoding GABA(A) receptor-associated protein a: protein MKFQYKEEHPFEKRRSEGEKIRKKYPDRVPVIVEKAPKARIGDLDKKKYLVPSDLTVGQFYFLIRKRIHLRAEDALFFFVNNVIPPTSATMGLLYQEHHEEDFFLYIAYSDESVYGNSQREI from the exons ATGAAGTTTCAGTACAAAGAGGAGCACCCTTTTGAGAAAAGGCGGTCCGAAGGCGAGAAAATAAGGAAGAAGTATCCGGACAGGGTACCA gttATCGTGGAGAAAGCCCCAAAAGCCAGAATAGGAGATCTGGACAAGAAGAAATATCTTGTCCCCTCCGATCTGACAG TGGGCCAGTTTTACTTCCTCATCCGGAAAAGAATCCACTTGCGAGCTGAGGatgctctcttcttctttgtaAACAACGTCATTCCACCCACCTCAGCTACCATGGGACTGTTGTACCAG GAGCATCACGAAGAGGACTTTTTCCTCTACATTGCCTACAGTGATGAGAGCGTGTATGGGAACAGCCAAAGGGAAATCTGA